Proteins encoded together in one Falco peregrinus isolate bFalPer1 chromosome 2, bFalPer1.pri, whole genome shotgun sequence window:
- the SRR gene encoding serine racemase: MRARPRGRRPRSTEHMAAPPRLALAHVRAAEGRLRHRLPRTPLLTSRSLARLAGRRLLFKCELFQRTGSFKIRGALNAVRSLVEESQHAGGALPRAVVTHSSGNHGQALACAAQAEGIPAYIVVPQTAPHCKQAAIRSYGATLVPCEPSDKSRAETAARVVQETGGVMVHPNQELAVMAGQGTIALEVLEQAPEVNAVVAPVGGGGMIAGIAVAIKALRPDVKVFAAEPRNVDDCYQSKVRGELTPNLHPLDTIADAVKTSIGPNTWPIIRDLVDDVLTVSEEEIKQATRLVWERMKLLIEPTAGVGVAAVLSEQFQAVPRDVENVCIVLCGGNVDLSSLTWLTDLPGKAE; encoded by the exons ATGCGCGCTcgcccccggggccgccggccGCGCAGCACCGAGCACATGGCGGCGCCGCCCCGCCTGGCCCTGGCCCACGTCCGGGCGGCCGAGGGGCGGCTGCGCCACCGCCTGCCCCGCACGCCGCTGCTCACCAGCCGGAGCCTGGCCCGCCTGGCCGGCCGGCGGCTACTCTTCAAGTGCGAGCTCTTCCAGCGGACCGGCTCCTTCAAG ATCCGCGGTGCCCTCAACGCAGTCAGGAGCCTCGTCGAGGAAAGCCAGCACGCTGGAGGGGCGCTGCCCCGGGCTGTCGTGACGCACAGCAGCGGGAATCACGGGCAGGCGCTCGCCTGTGCCGCCCAGGCAGAAG GGATCCCTGCTTACATCGTGGTGCCCCAGACAGCCCCGCACTGTAAGCAAGCTGCCATCCGCAGCTACGGTGCCACACTGGTGCCATGCGAGCCCAGCGACAAG TCCAGAGCCGAGACAGCAGCTCGTGTAGTCCAGGAGACAGGAGGAGTCATGGTGCACCCCAACCAGGAGCTTGCAGTGATGGCAGGGCAAGGCACAATTgccctggaggtgctggagcag GCACCTGAGGTAAATGCAGTAGTGGCTCCTGTCGGAGGCGGAGGAATGATTGCAGGAATAGCAGTTGCCATCAAG GCTTTGAGACCAGATGTGAAAGTGTTTGCTGCTGAGCCACGCAACGTGGATGACTGTTACCAGTCCAAGGTAAGAGGGGAACTGACCCCCAACCTTCATCCACTGGATACCATCGCAGATGCAGTTAAAACGAGCATCGGCCCAAACACGTGGCCTATCATCAGGGATTTGGTTGATGATGTCCTGACAGTCTCAGAGGAAGAAATCAAG CAAGCCACGCGGCTGGTGTGGGAAAGGATGAAGCTGCTGATTGAGCCAACAGCTGGCGTGGGAGTGGCGGCTGTGCTCTCGGAACAGTTCCAGGCAGTCCCTCGGGATGTGGAAAATGTTTGCATCGTGCTGTGTGGGGGAAACGTGGACCTGAGCTCCCTGACCTGGCTCACAGACCTCCCTGGGAAAGCAGAATGA